In the genome of uncultured Fibrobacter sp., the window TACAAAAACATTGAAGGAAGTGCTTGGATTATCGCCATCCCCAAGTGCTCACGAACAAAAAATCTACTATGGCGTACCGGGTTGCGGCAAGAGCAATAAAATCAAAGATTTGTTACAAGACGTTCCCGAGAAGAACAAGATTCGCGTCGTATTTCACCCTGAATACACCAACGCCGAATTCATCGGACAAATTCTTCCTAAAGTCAACGGGCATGTAACATACGAATTTACTCCGGGACCATTCGCGCAAATTATCAAAAGAGCATACCTCAATCCAAGCGAACACTTCTACTTGGTCATCGAAGAAATCAACCGCGGTAACGCAGCCGCTATTTTCGGCAACGCTTTTCAGCTATTAGACCGGTTAAAAGAGGGCGAAACCGATTCCCTGGGCAACGATCCGGCAAACCCTAACGTAAACAGGTTTACAAAAGGATGGAGCCAATATTTTATACAAAACGACGACATCAACGAATATGTAAGGAAGGCGATTCAAGTAGAATTCGGGAAATATGAGGAATCTAAAGATACCCTTTTAGATGAAATCCTTATTGGCGACATTCGTTTCAATGCAAACACGGCAATCCGTATTCCGCCCAATTTATCCATCCTCGCGACAATGAACACTAGCGATCAAAACGTATTCACTTTGGACAACGCATTCCAACGTCGTTTTGACATGCAGCTCGTCCGCAACGAATTCGAAAAAGGCAATGCCGGCGGATTCAAGACAAAAGAAATCAAAGCA includes:
- a CDS encoding AAA family ATPase, with amino-acid sequence MTTDEIRNFFQSNGFREAKAETYPKTYTIISESSLLTGQFNNRDSASWKKAELIILKSTISKTKKKSILKKWKILAEKDSLRIQKLLIPSGNDSYEVYDIHGDKTNTKTLKEVLGLSPSPSAHEQKIYYGVPGCGKSNKIKDLLQDVPEKNKIRVVFHPEYTNAEFIGQILPKVNGHVTYEFTPGPFAQIIKRAYLNPSEHFYLVIEEINRGNAAAIFGNAFQLLDRLKEGETDSLGNDPANPNVNRFTKGWSQYFIQNDDINEYVRKAIQVEFGKYEESKDTLLDEILIGDIRFNANTAIRIPPNLSILATMNTSDQNVFTLDNAFQRRFDMQLVRNEFEKGNAGGFKTKEIKA